AAGCCTAAGAGGTTACACACCTGTTGTCACATTGGGAGAGTGAACATGGGTTGTTTGGGCACTGTGGCAAATAGCCTCTCGTTCAAGATATCAAAATGTCTAGGAATTTCCCCAGCCCACTGCAATGTGTCAAACCCTGTGGAAAATAGCCTCTTGTTCGAGATATCAAAATGTCTAGGAATTTCCCCAGCCCACTGCAATgtgtcaaacccagggccttgggcttgtaTGGCAGGTGATGCCATCCCACTCAGTCGCAAAGTTAGCCCCAGAATTTCTGATTTCTCAGAGAATCCATGAGTCTGGATTTTGGATAAATCTtaacacatttgtttgttttgagaaacaaGGAAGCCTAGGTTGGCTTAGGACACATGTAGCTCAGAGTAGCCACCCACTCATGGCTAATTTCCTGCGTCAACCTCCTCAGTGCTGGTGTCCGGAGGCTTCGTGAATCTTAAGAATTAGTTCAGCCACAGGATAATCCCACATAGACAAAACATCGTGGCCTTATGTAGAATAAGGAGAGCGTAATTGGGATTCCCGTCTATGCTGTACCACTTAGTGGAGCCCGGacttccccatccccatccctccTGCCCAGGGAGCCGTCCCtgctccctgccccctgccccctcttcTGCTCCCCAGAAGAAAATCTTCATCCTGCCCAGTAGGATTTAAACTGAGTGAGCAGCACTGGCTGAGCGGATCTGGGAGGTCCTGTGGAGGAGGTGGGTTTGTGTCTAGGGAGTGTTGGGAGAAAACTGGCTCACACAGGCGTGAGGAAGGCGGGGCCCTGGCATCGCTGCCCAGCCTCTGGCGACCTCAATCTCCAGGCTGAAACGACCAGTTGTTTTCAGCCTTCCCCTCTGACCTGCTACTCCGGGCATTGTTTTCTGTTCTCCCAGAGTTGTAGGTGGCAGGCGAAAAACGCCTAGATTCTGGCTGCTCTCCAGGACCGTGACCTTCGGCTCTGGGGCCACTGGGCAGCCGCGCCTTTTGGacgggaggagagaggaagcagaggactCCTGGTTCCCCTGGCTGCTCGTCTCCTCCTGTGGCTCTGCCATGGGCTCACGAAGCTCTCATATCGCGCTCATTCCAGACGTGGAGCACATTCGCAGAGAGACAGGCTGTGAGTATGGGtgctggtagtggtggtggtcagCGCAGCCCAGTAGTTCGTGGGCGGGCACAGGAGGAGGTTTAGTGTAGtgtagtgttttgtgtgtgtgtgtgtgtgtgtgtgtgtgtgtgtcactagaATGTAGCTTGAGTATTCCAGATCGCAGAGACTTAGAGGGTTTGGAATCTGAGTCTGGGAATTTGCGCCTCTGGAGCTGGGAAACCGAGACCCAGTGTCCGGGTTCGCAAGGTACCTGAGAGCCAAGTTTGAGGCAGTCCGGGTTGATGGACCAGATTCACTCAGGTGTCTTTGAGCTCGGCTGGAGGCTGAAGGCTGAGCTGAGGACAGATGCAGGGGGAGCTATATCCTGGGCTCTGGGAACTTCCTGGGTTCTCCAACCTAGTGTTTTCTGGAGCCAAGCTTTCTCCAGCAGAGTCGACTCCACACACCTGGTCTTGCAAAGGGTAACTCTCTCCCTTTATCCTCGCCCGTGAGCTTCTTCCTTGTGGTTGAAGCTGCGCTGAGGGTGGAGAGATAGAAGACCCTtttatgttggggggggggggcgttaaaGATGAGAATAAGCCCTCTTGTTCCTCGCCCACGCCCCCTGGCCGGGGTTTCTACAGCGCACCCCAAGTCACAAGGGGCCTGGCAATAAAGACCTGTGAGTCCTCTGCGGACTCATCCCCACCTCCTCTCCGCAGTCTCGCAAGCCAGCCTGCTCCGCCTCTACCACCGGTTCCAAGCCCTGGACAGGGATGAAAAGGGCTTCCTAAGGTGAGCAGAACAGATCTTAAGATCTTTTGCCTCTGTTTTTTCTGGCCCCATCCCCTCACTGacacctccatctgcctccttttTTGCCTTCCTTGCTTTGTCTTCACAGCCGCCTAGACCTCCAGCAGATCGGAGCACTGGCTGTGAATCCACTGGGTGACCGCATTATAGACAGCTTCTTCCCCAACGGGTGAAGTCTCTACTGGCTGACCGGAGGGGAAATGGACGTGGGTGGGAGGTGAGGCTTCAGATGGTGGCAGCTTGGGTGACCATTGACCTTCTCCATCCCTGTCCCTCTAGAAGTCAGAGACTGTATTTCGCAGGCTTTGCCAGGGTCCTGGCTTATTTTCGACCTATAGATGAAGAAGATGCCACACTCCGAGACCCCAAGCAACCTGAACCCCTA
This Mus musculus strain C57BL/6J chromosome 7, GRCm38.p6 C57BL/6J DNA region includes the following protein-coding sequences:
- the Chp2 gene encoding calcineurin B homologous protein 2 isoform X1; translated protein: MGSRSSHIALIPDVEHIRRETGFSQASLLRLYHRFQALDRDEKGFLSRLDLQQIGALAVNPLGDRIIDSFFPNGSQRLYFAGFARVLAYFRPIDEEDATLRDPKQPEPLNSRMNKLRFAFQLYDLDRDGKISRNEMLQVLRLMVGVQVTDEQLESITDRTVQEADEDGDGAVSFLEFTKSLEKMNIEQKMSIRILK